Proteins found in one Hyla sarda isolate aHylSar1 chromosome 7, aHylSar1.hap1, whole genome shotgun sequence genomic segment:
- the LOC130282780 gene encoding zinc finger protein OZF-like isoform X9: MKTTGKRFYDDCTKNPGNLYLSPDYEVKYNNNTEDNHDICSTLLLTPTVPADFHSDALEPSYYQSQNVEQSTEEKESKTFTCSECGKHFKKKSILSMHVKIHKDERPFSCPECGKSFKRKSSVIEHQITHKAERPFQCPECGKHFKKKSILSMHERIHKDERPFSCSECGKSFRQRPALFKHQRRHRGEEPFSCSECERCFQQKSDLLIHQRSHTGEKPYSCSECGKCFRQRAYLVSHQRTHTGEKPYSCSECGKCFMQRSILVLHQRIHTGEKPFSCSECGNGFMQKSALAMHQRIHTGEKPFSCSECGKCFRYKSDLIVHQRRHRKEEAFSCPECERGFQQKSDLIVHQRTHTGEKPYSCSECGKCFTQRASLFAHQRTHTGEKPFSCSECGKCFMQKSVLVMHQRIHTGEKPFSCLECGKCFCRKSDLIVHQKRHRREEPFSCLECGRGFLQKSALIVHQRTHTGEKPHSCSECGKCFTQRSSLVRHMVIHTGEKPFSCSECGKRYSHKSAVAQHKKRSHFQTVANDLPLDVVL, from the exons atgaagactacgggaaagagattttacg ATGATTGCACCAAAAATCCAGGAAATCTCTATTTATCTCCAGATTATGAAGTCAAATATAACAATAACACAGAAGACAATCATGACATATGTTCCACTTTACTTCTTACACCAACTGTACCCGCAGACTTTCACAGTGATGCCCTGGAACCTTCATACTATCAATCACAAAATGTAGAACAAAGTACAGAAGAGAAAGAGAGTAAAACATTTacatgttctgaatgtgggaaacaTTTTAAAAAGAAATCTATTCTCTCTATGCATGTAAAAATCCACAAAGATGAaaggccattttcatgtccagaatgtggaaaaAGTTTTAAAAGGAAATCAAGTGTTATTGAACATCAGATAACTCACAAAGCAGAGAGACCATTtcaatgtccagaatgtgggaaacatTTTAAAAAGAAATCTATACTATCAatgcatgagagaattcacaaagATGAgaggccattttcatgttcagaatgtggtaaaagTTTTCGCCAGAGACCAGCTCTTTTCAAACATCAAAGAAGGCACAGAGGGGaggagccattttcatgttcagaatgtgagagaTGTTTTCAGCAGAAATCAGATCTTCTTATACATCAAAGAtctcatacaggagagaagccatattcatgttctgagtgtggaaaatgttttcGCCAGAGAGCATACCTTGTttcacatcagagaactcacacaggggaaaaaccatattcatgttctgagtgtggaaaatgttttatgcaGAGATCGATACTTGTTctgcatcaaagaattcacacaggggaaaagcctttttcatgttcagaatgtgggaatggTTTCATGCAGAAATCAGCCCTTGCTatgcatcagagaattcacacaggagaaaagccattttcatgttcagaatgtgggaaatgttttcgcTATAAGTCAGATCTCATTGTACATCAAAGAAGGCACAGAAAAGAGGAGGcgttttcatgtccagaatgtgagagAGGTTTTCAACAGAAATCTGACCTCATTgtgcatcaaagaactcacacaggggagaagccgtattcatgttctgaatgtgggaaatgttttacccagAGAGCATCACTTTTtgcacatcagagaactcacacaggggagaagcccttttcatgttctgagtgtgggaaatgttttatgcaGAAATCAGTCCTTGTTatgcatcaaagaattcacacaggggaaaagccattttcatgtttagaatgtgggaaatgtttttgtcGGAAATCGGATCTCATTGTACATCAAAAAAGGCACAGAAGGGAGGAGCCATTTTCATGTCTAGAATGTGGCAGAGGTTTTTTACAGAAATCGGCTCtcattgtacatcaaagaactcacacaggagagaagccacattcatgttctgaatgtgggaaatgctttacacAGAGATCATCCCTTGTCAGGCATATGGTAATCCAtacaggggaaaagccattttcatgttcagaatgtggaaaacgcTACAGCCATAAATCAGCAGTTGCTCAACATAAGAAGCGAAGCCATTTTCAGACTGTAGCAAATGATTTACCTTTAGATGTCGTGCTATAG
- the LOC130282780 gene encoding oocyte zinc finger protein XlCOF6.1-like isoform X10, with translation MHVKIHKDERPFSCPECGKSFKRKSSVIEHQITHKAERPFQCPECGKHFKKKSILSMHERIHKDERPFSCSECGKSFRQRPALFKHQRRHRGEEPFSCSECERCFQQKSDLLIHQRSHTGEKPYSCSECGKCFRQRAYLVSHQRTHTGEKPYSCSECGKCFMQRSILVLHQRIHTGEKPFSCSECGNGFMQKSALAMHQRIHTGEKPFSCSECGKCFRYKSDLIVHQRRHRKEEAFSCPECERGFQQKSDLIVHQRTHTGEKPYSCSECGKCFTQRASLFAHQRTHTGEKPFSCSECGKCFMQKSVLVMHQRIHTGEKPFSCLECGKCFCRKSDLIVHQKRHRREEPFSCLECGRGFLQKSALIVHQRTHTGEKPHSCSECGKCFTQRSSLVRHMVIHTGEKPFSCSECGKRYSHKSAVAQHKKRSHFQTVANDLPLDVVL, from the coding sequence ATGCATGTAAAAATCCACAAAGATGAaaggccattttcatgtccagaatgtggaaaaAGTTTTAAAAGGAAATCAAGTGTTATTGAACATCAGATAACTCACAAAGCAGAGAGACCATTtcaatgtccagaatgtgggaaacatTTTAAAAAGAAATCTATACTATCAatgcatgagagaattcacaaagATGAgaggccattttcatgttcagaatgtggtaaaagTTTTCGCCAGAGACCAGCTCTTTTCAAACATCAAAGAAGGCACAGAGGGGaggagccattttcatgttcagaatgtgagagaTGTTTTCAGCAGAAATCAGATCTTCTTATACATCAAAGAtctcatacaggagagaagccatattcatgttctgagtgtggaaaatgttttcGCCAGAGAGCATACCTTGTttcacatcagagaactcacacaggggaaaaaccatattcatgttctgagtgtggaaaatgttttatgcaGAGATCGATACTTGTTctgcatcaaagaattcacacaggggaaaagcctttttcatgttcagaatgtgggaatggTTTCATGCAGAAATCAGCCCTTGCTatgcatcagagaattcacacaggagaaaagccattttcatgttcagaatgtgggaaatgttttcgcTATAAGTCAGATCTCATTGTACATCAAAGAAGGCACAGAAAAGAGGAGGcgttttcatgtccagaatgtgagagAGGTTTTCAACAGAAATCTGACCTCATTgtgcatcaaagaactcacacaggggagaagccgtattcatgttctgaatgtgggaaatgttttacccagAGAGCATCACTTTTtgcacatcagagaactcacacaggggagaagcccttttcatgttctgagtgtgggaaatgttttatgcaGAAATCAGTCCTTGTTatgcatcaaagaattcacacaggggaaaagccattttcatgtttagaatgtgggaaatgtttttgtcGGAAATCGGATCTCATTGTACATCAAAAAAGGCACAGAAGGGAGGAGCCATTTTCATGTCTAGAATGTGGCAGAGGTTTTTTACAGAAATCGGCTCtcattgtacatcaaagaactcacacaggagagaagccacattcatgttctgaatgtgggaaatgctttacacAGAGATCATCCCTTGTCAGGCATATGGTAATCCAtacaggggaaaagccattttcatgttcagaatgtggaaaacgcTACAGCCATAAATCAGCAGTTGCTCAACATAAGAAGCGAAGCCATTTTCAGACTGTAGCAAATGATTTACCTTTAGATGTCGTGCTATAG
- the LOC130282780 gene encoding gastrula zinc finger protein XlCGF57.1-like isoform X8 — protein MTDEQETYVCVSQQYKEEDISTEKSHIEEILETFPSTPYYEDYPKEIQNFFQDHQVTHLSDVKSEDITEVETHMGETELFKQELPIDIDDCTKNPGNLYLSPDYEVKYNNNTEDNHDICSTLLLTPTVPADFHSDALEPSYYQSQNVEQSTEEKESKTFTCSECGKHFKKKSILSMHVKIHKDERPFSCPECGKSFKRKSSVIEHQITHKAERPFQCPECGKHFKKKSILSMHERIHKDERPFSCSECGKSFRQRPALFKHQRRHRGEEPFSCSECERCFQQKSDLLIHQRSHTGEKPYSCSECGKCFRQRAYLVSHQRTHTGEKPYSCSECGKCFMQRSILVLHQRIHTGEKPFSCSECGNGFMQKSALAMHQRIHTGEKPFSCSECGKCFRYKSDLIVHQRRHRKEEAFSCPECERGFQQKSDLIVHQRTHTGEKPYSCSECGKCFTQRASLFAHQRTHTGEKPFSCSECGKCFMQKSVLVMHQRIHTGEKPFSCLECGKCFCRKSDLIVHQKRHRREEPFSCLECGRGFLQKSALIVHQRTHTGEKPHSCSECGKCFTQRSSLVRHMVIHTGEKPFSCSECGKRYSHKSAVAQHKKRSHFQTVANDLPLDVVL, from the exons ATGACAGACGAACAAGAgacgtatgtgtgtgtatcccaGCAATATAAGGaggaggacatttctacag AGAAATCACATATAGAAGAAATTCTAGAGACATTCCCTAGTACTCCATATTATGAGGATTATCCAAAGGAAATTCAGAATTTCTTCCAAGATCATCAG GTAACACATCTGAGTGATGTAAAATCTGAAGACATAACAGAAGTAGAGACACATATGGGTGAAACCGAGCTGTTTAAGCAGGAACTTCCTATAGATATCG ATGATTGCACCAAAAATCCAGGAAATCTCTATTTATCTCCAGATTATGAAGTCAAATATAACAATAACACAGAAGACAATCATGACATATGTTCCACTTTACTTCTTACACCAACTGTACCCGCAGACTTTCACAGTGATGCCCTGGAACCTTCATACTATCAATCACAAAATGTAGAACAAAGTACAGAAGAGAAAGAGAGTAAAACATTTacatgttctgaatgtgggaaacaTTTTAAAAAGAAATCTATTCTCTCTATGCATGTAAAAATCCACAAAGATGAaaggccattttcatgtccagaatgtggaaaaAGTTTTAAAAGGAAATCAAGTGTTATTGAACATCAGATAACTCACAAAGCAGAGAGACCATTtcaatgtccagaatgtgggaaacatTTTAAAAAGAAATCTATACTATCAatgcatgagagaattcacaaagATGAgaggccattttcatgttcagaatgtggtaaaagTTTTCGCCAGAGACCAGCTCTTTTCAAACATCAAAGAAGGCACAGAGGGGaggagccattttcatgttcagaatgtgagagaTGTTTTCAGCAGAAATCAGATCTTCTTATACATCAAAGAtctcatacaggagagaagccatattcatgttctgagtgtggaaaatgttttcGCCAGAGAGCATACCTTGTttcacatcagagaactcacacaggggaaaaaccatattcatgttctgagtgtggaaaatgttttatgcaGAGATCGATACTTGTTctgcatcaaagaattcacacaggggaaaagcctttttcatgttcagaatgtgggaatggTTTCATGCAGAAATCAGCCCTTGCTatgcatcagagaattcacacaggagaaaagccattttcatgttcagaatgtgggaaatgttttcgcTATAAGTCAGATCTCATTGTACATCAAAGAAGGCACAGAAAAGAGGAGGcgttttcatgtccagaatgtgagagAGGTTTTCAACAGAAATCTGACCTCATTgtgcatcaaagaactcacacaggggagaagccgtattcatgttctgaatgtgggaaatgttttacccagAGAGCATCACTTTTtgcacatcagagaactcacacaggggagaagcccttttcatgttctgagtgtgggaaatgttttatgcaGAAATCAGTCCTTGTTatgcatcaaagaattcacacaggggaaaagccattttcatgtttagaatgtgggaaatgtttttgtcGGAAATCGGATCTCATTGTACATCAAAAAAGGCACAGAAGGGAGGAGCCATTTTCATGTCTAGAATGTGGCAGAGGTTTTTTACAGAAATCGGCTCtcattgtacatcaaagaactcacacaggagagaagccacattcatgttctgaatgtgggaaatgctttacacAGAGATCATCCCTTGTCAGGCATATGGTAATCCAtacaggggaaaagccattttcatgttcagaatgtggaaaacgcTACAGCCATAAATCAGCAGTTGCTCAACATAAGAAGCGAAGCCATTTTCAGACTGTAGCAAATGATTTACCTTTAGATGTCGTGCTATAG